The DNA window CTTTATTCGGTTGTCCGAAAAGAGAAAAGGAGATGGGGAGATGGATCTGGGGCTGAAGGGGCGCAGGGCCTTGGTTCTTTCCTCCTCGCGCGGGCTCGGTCTGGGCGTTGCCGAGGCGCTTGCCGCCGAAGGCGCGGATGTCATGCTCTGCGGGCGCAGCGAAGCGGCGCTCGCCGAGGCGGCGAAAGCGATCAACGCACGCGGTGTCGGACGGGCGACCTGCCACGTCGCGGACCTTGCCAGCGAGGATTTTTCGGCCACCGTCGCCAGCGAAGCGCTGAACCGCTTCGACTGCGTCGATATCCTGGTCAACAACAGCGGCGGGCCGCCGCCGGGCACGGCCGCCGGGATGGATGTCTACATGCTGGAGCGCCAGGCGCAGATGATGGTCTTCCGCCTCATCGAACTCGCCGGCCTGCTTCTCCCAGCGATGCGGCAGGAAAAGTGGGGCCGCATCCTGACGATTGCCTCCTCCGGCGTCGTCCAGCCGATCCCCAATCTCGCGCTCTCCAACACGCTGAGATCCGCGCTCGTGGGCTGGACCAAGACGCTGGCAAGCGAGGTCGCCGCAGACGGCGTCACCTGCAACATGCTGCTGCCGGGCCGCATCCAGACCGACCGGGTCGACGAACTCGACGACGCGGCGGCAAAACGAACCGGCAAGCCGCTGGAGCACGTCAGGGCCGCCGCGCGCGCGGCGATCCCCGCCGGCCGCTACGGCACCGTGGAGGAGTTTGCCTCCGTCGCCGCCTTCCTGTGCAGCCAGCCGGCAAGCTATGTGACCGGGTCGGTGATCCGCTGCGATGGCGGAGCGATCAAGTCGGTCTGAACCGTCATCGGCCGGCAACGGGGCCTACTGGAACTCCAGCAGGTCGAGGAAGGCGCGCGCCGCGCCGTTGACCGGCAACCGTCCGGTCGTCTCGTCGCCGGTGTGAGCGACGACCAGTTCCCAGCAGATCTCTGGGCCGAGTTCGGCAATGGCGATCTTCGGGCGGCGCGTTTCGGCGAGAGCGTCGGGCAGGAGGGCGATGCCGAGCCCTTTCGCCACCAGATCGACGAGCGTTTCCAGATCGGTCACCTCGAAGGCCGTGCGCCGCGTGATGCCGGCCTGGGCAAAGGCGCGGTCGACAAGCGGCCTTGTGCCCCAGCCGATATCGAAGTCGACGAAGGAATGCCGGGCGAGGTCCGCAAGGGTGATATCCTTGCGGCCCGCAAGCGGATGGCCCGGCGCCGTGACAACCGCGAGGTCCTCGCAGGCGACGATGCCCGTCACGATATTGTCCGGCGGGTCGAGCAGCGGCAGGAAGGCAAGGTCGAGCCGTCCGGTCCGAAGCTGTTCCAGAAGCCCCGGCGCATCGCCCTGCCTCAGACGTACCTCGACGCCCGGATGGGTGGCATGGAACCGGGCAATCAGCGAGGGAAGGTCGAGGAAGGCGGGCAGGCTGTGCACCGTGCCGATGGCGAGCGAGCCGGATCGCAGCCCCTCCACGTCGGCGACGATGTCCCGGGCCGTATCGATGGCCCGCATCGCCTCGCGCGCCTTTTCAAGAAAGGCCTGACCGGCCGGCGTCAGCTGCACCTGGCGCGTGCTGCGCACGAAGAGCTTGGCCTGAAGCTCGTCCTCCAGCGAGCGGATCGAACTCGACAGCGCCGACTGGACGATATGCACCCGCTGCGCCGCGCGGGTAAAATGCCGCTCCTCGGCGACCGCGATGAAATGCTGGAGATGACGCAGTTCCAAGGCTCGTTCCGCTCAGATTTGATCAGTTTCAGAGATAAATCCAATCTCTATATTCTGTTGGACGCATAAGCAAGCCGGGCGCATTGTCCGCGCGCATTGGTTCGGTGCCCTTCCGCTTCGTGCGGTTGAGGGCGGCCGGCCATAGTGCTCCATCAAGAACAACGAAAGGATTTGCCATGACTGGGAAGCTCGACGGCAAGGTCGCCATCATCACGGGCGCGAGCTCCGGCATCGGTCTGGCCAGCGCAAGGGCACTGGCGCGCGAGGGAGCCCGCCTCGTCCTCACCGCGCGGCGCAAGGAGCGCCTCGACGCCCTGATCGAGGAAGTCCGCGGGCTCGGCAGCGACGCCATCGCTGTGATCGGCGACGCCCGCGACGAGGCGACGGCGCTGAAGACGGTGGAGGAGGCCAAGGCCCGCTTCGGCCGGATCGACATCCTCATCAACAACACCGGCGTCGGCAACTACAAGACCCTCGTCGATACCAGCCTCGACGACTATGTGGAGATGATGGACGTCAACGTCCGCTCCACCTTCCTCTTCACCCGTCACGCGGTGCCGGTGATGATCGAACAGGGCGAGGGCACGATCCTGATGATCTCGTCGATGGCCGGTGTCTACGGCTTTGCCGGCGAGGCGGTCTACTGCGCCACCAAGTTCGCCCAGGTCGGGTTCGCGCAGGGGCTCGACAAGGAACTGCGTCCGCACGGCATCAAGGTCGGCACGATCAATCCGGGCGGCGTGAAGACGGAGTTCGCCATCGGCAAGGGCCGCACGGAAGCCGGTGTCGAGCAGTCCGACATGCTGGAGCCCGAGGACGTCGCCGAGGCGGTGCTTTTTGCCTGCGCCCAGCCGAAGGGCTCGCGCATCATCCAGGTCCAGATGCGCACCATGGCCGAGGCGCTCGCCTGAGCTGGAACGGACCGGACTTGCAGGAGTTGCTCGCACGGGACTCGTCGGCCCCGTGCGTTCAGGCGTTGAAGAACAAGGAAATCGGATCATGACCCATCCCGTCCTGAAGAAGGGAGCCGTTGCCGTCGTCACGGGCGGTGCCTCCGGCATCGGCCTTGCCGCCGCCGAACGCTTCGCCGCGCTCGGCCTCAAGGTCTGCATCGTCGACCGGGGCGAGGCAAAGCTCGCTGCGGCGGCGGAAGCCATCGCGCGTTTCGCGGGTCGCGGAGCGGGCGATGTCATGGCGACGGACGTGGACGTCTCCAAGCGCGAGGAACTGGTGGCGCTGGAAACCGCGGTCCTGGAGCGTTTCGGCAGCGTCGACGTGCTGATGAACAACGCTGGCGTCCAGCCCGGCAGCGCCCTGTTCGGACCTCTGGGAAATTGGCAGAAGGTTCTGGACACCAACCTCTGGGGCATCATCCACGGCTGCCAGGTCTTCGTGCCGGGCATGATCGCGCGGGGCAAGCCCGGTCTCGTGATCAGCACGGGCTCCAAGCAGGGCATTACCACGCCGCCGGGCGATCCGGCCTACAACGTCTCCAAGGCCGGTGTGAAGGCCTTCACCGAGGCGCTGCAGCACGAGCTTCGCAACACCGACGGCTGCGAAATCTCCGCTCACCTGCTGATCCCCGGCTTCGTCTTCACGCCGCTGACCGCAGGCGAGCGCACCGAGAAGCCCGCCGGTGCCTGGACCCCTGCCCAGACGGCGGACTTCATGCTGGAGCGGCTGGACTCGGGCGACTTCTACATCCTCTGCCCGGACAACGACGTGGCGAGAAGCCTCGACGAGCGCCGCATCCTCTGGGCCGCCGGCGATATCGTCGAAAACCGGCCGCCGCTCTCGCGCTGGCATCCCGATTATGGCGACGCCTTCAAGGCCTTCGTCGACAAGGGCTGAGGGAAACGTCTTTGCCCAATGAAAGGCGGCCGCCGATCCACTGGACCGGCGGCCGCCTTGCTGTTTTCAGAGCAGCTTTTCCATCGTGATCGGCAGGTCGCGGATGCGCTTGCCGGCCGCGTGATGGACGGCATTGGCGATCGCCGCCGCCATGCCGACGATGGCGACTTCCCCGACCGCCTTGCCGCCGAGCGGGGTGGCGTCATAGTCCGGCTCGCCGACGGAAATCGTCTCGATCGCCGGAATGTCGGCGTTGGTCGCGATCAGGTAGTCGGCAAGGTTGGCGTTCAGGATCCGCCCGTTGCGCGGGTCCGTGATGCCTTCCTCCAGAAGCGCCATGCCGATGCCCATGATGATCCCGCCCTTGAACTGGCTGTCGGCAAGCTTCGGATTGTAGAGCCGGCCTGCATCGACCGCCGAGACGACGCGCGAGACACGGACAGTGCCGAAGTCTTCGTCGACCAGGACCTCGACGAAATGCGCGCAGAAGGAATGGCGCGACTTGGGTATGCCGGGGCCACGCTCCATCCCCGCGAGGCTGGTGAACATCGAGAGCCGTTCCTCGGCCGTGCGCTCCTTTTCCGGCAGCGTGTCGCGCGTGACTTCGAGTGCGTCACGCCCGGTCGCCGTCAGAAGATCGCCGAGGGGAATGGCTGGTCCGCGCGGCGGGCCGATCATGCCGTCCTCGATGATCAGCGTGTTGGCCTGGTTCTGCAGCGGCGAGTTCGGGTCGGAGAGACCGAGCGCGATCAGGTCCTCGCGGGCGGCGAGTGCTGTCTTGTGCACGGCGCCGACCATCAGGTTGGCAAGCTGCGACCCGCCGGCAACGGGCGCCCGGGGAAGGCGCGAGTCGCCGAGCTTGACCTCGACGCGCTCAACCGGCACGCCGAGGGCGTCGGCGGCGGTCTGGGCAAGGATCGTGTAGGTGCCCGTGCCCATGTCGATGGCGCTGGACAGCACCTCGACACGGCCGTTGGCCAGAACCCGCACCATTGCCTCGCCGGGGCTGGAGTAGACCGGATGCGTGCCGACCGCCATACCCCAGCCGACGAGTTGTCGGCCGTTGCGCATCGAACGCGGCTCCGGGTTCCGCTTCGACCAGCCGAAGGCTGCGGCGCCGGCGTCGTAGCAGGCCAGAAGCCGGCGCGACGACCACGGCTTGCCATTCTCCGGGTCGACGTCGGGCTCGTTGCGCCGCCGCAACTCGACCGGATCCATCCCCAGCGCGATGGCAAGCTCGTCCATCGCGCTTTCCAGCGCGAAGGCGGACGGGTTCTTCCCCGGGGCGCGGAAGGCACCCGGCACCACCGTGTTGACCGGCACGATCGTCTGGCGCGAGCGGAAATTCGGGACGGCATACATCATCGAGGTGACGACGCCGAGCGTTTCCACGAAGTTGGCCGCGGCGGCGGTCTCGTTGGCGCCCCTGTGGTCGATGGCGACGATCCGGCCGTCTTCGCTCGCGCCGATCTTCAGCGTCTGCCATGTGGCCGGCCTGCCGCCATGGGCGGTGAAGGTCTGCGGCCGTGTGACGGCGAGCTTCACCGGACGGCCGAGCATTCTGGCGGCGGTCGCCGCCACCGCCGAATGCGGCAGTGCCTGTCCCTTGGAGCCGAACCCACCGCCGATATAAGGTGAGACGACGCGCACATTCTCGAAGGGAATGCCGAACCAGGTCGCAAATTGGTTGGCCATGCCGTCGATCCACTGGCTCGGCTCGTGGATCGTAAGCCTGTCGTCCGCCTCCCAGTGGGCGATGAGCCCGTGTGGTTCGATCGGCACATTGTATTCGCGCGGCGTCTCGTAGCGCACCTCGATGCTGACGGGCGCCTCCGCCAGGGCCTGCTCGGCTTCGCCCCATGTCTTGCTCATGGCCTCGACCGGGTTGCCGTCGCCGGCGCGCGGGTCGGCGAAGGTGGCGACGACGGGCGCCTCCTCATAGGTGATGTGCAGCCGGTCGGCGGCGGCCCGCGCCTGCTCCACCGTGTCGGCGACGACGGCCGCGACGAGCTCGCCGTTGTGCCGGATCTCGGTGGCAAAGGGGACAAAGGTGTCGCCGGGCGGCAGGTTGCCGAAGAAGTCGGCCTTCGGGACGAGAGGCAGGCTGTTGCCGGCGTCGAGCACGAGATGGACGCCGGGGCTTGCCTCCGCATCGCTCTTGTCAATCGAGACGACGCGGCCAGCGCCGATGGTCGACTGGACGATGACGCAGTGGAGCGCATCGGCAACGGCATGCTCCAGGGCATAAGTCGCGCGGCCGGTGATCTTGGCCGGTCCGTCCGCCCGGACGTGGGCCCGGCCGAGCGGCCCGGTCGCCATGCCGTCCGACGCGTCGCCGCGCTTGGTGGTGATTTCGGCAAAGGTCATGCGATGCCTCCTGCGGTGAGAATGGCGCGCGCGACGACGCGCGGGGCAAGGGCGGCCTTCCAGGCGTTGTCGTCACGCGTGACGGCCCCTTCGACGGCGAGGCGGCTCGCCTCGGTGACGAGCGCCTCGTCGAGCGGCTTGCCGATGAGGGCTGCCTCCACGGCGCGTGCCGGCCATGGCTTGGTGGCAACGCCGCCGAGCGCGACGCGAAGGTCGCGGATCGTGCGGCCGTCGCCGTCAAGCTCCAGCCCGACCGCCGCGCTGGCCGCCGCGAATTCATAGGACTGCCGGTCACGGACCTTGAGGTAGACCGAACGGCGGGCGGCGGCGCTGGCAGGGATCGTGACCGAGGTGATGATCTCGCCGGGCTCGAGCACCGTCTCGCGGTCCGGCGTTTCGCCCGGCTCCAGGAAGAAGTCGGTCGCCGCAATATCCCTGCCGCTGGTGTGGATGACCGCATCGAGGGCGGTAAGCGCCACGGCAAGGTCGCCGGGATAGGTCGCGATACAGGCCTTGCTCGTGCCGAGGATGGCATGGTTGCGGGCCGGTCCGTCCATGGCCGCGCAGCCGGATCCGGGATCGCGCTTGTTGCAGGCGGCATAGCCGGCGGGATCGCGGAAATAGGGACAGCGCGTGCGCTGCATCAGGTTGCCGCCGATGGTCGCCATGTTGCGAAGCTGCGCCGAGGCGGCCAGCGACAGCGACTGCGCGACGGCCGGATATTCGGACTTGATCCGCGCGTGGTCGGCGACATGGCTCATCGTTGCAAGGGCGCCGATGCGGGCGCCGGCCTCGTCGACCGCGATGCCGTCAAGGCCGGGAATCCGCGTGATGTCGACGATCTCTTCCGGCGCGGCGATGCCGCATTTCATGAGATCGACGAGCGTGGTGCCGCCGGCCAGCAGGGAGCGCGCGGAAAGGGCGGCGGCCTTGCCTGCCTCTTCGAGCGTGGCGGCGCGGCGATAGGTGAACTCTTTCATCGCATTGCCTCCGCAGCCTTTCGCACCGCCTCGACGATGTGTGGATAGGCGCCGCAGCGGCAGAGGTTGCCGGCCATGTATTCGCGGATCTCGTCGTCGGAGCCGGCGTGCCCTTCGGTGATGCAGGCGACCGCCGACATGATCTGGCCGGGCGTGCAGTAGCCGCACTGGAAGGCGTCTTCGTTGAGGAAGGCTTCCTGAACCGGATGAACGGTGCCATCGGCGCCGGCAAGGCCCTCGATGGTGGTGATGCGGCGGCCGTCCGCCTGCGCAGCGAGCATCAGGCAGGAGAGGGCCCGTTCGCCGTCGACATGGACGGTGCAGGCGCCGCACTGGCCCTGGTCGCAGCCCTTCTTCGTTCCGGTGAGGTGCAGGTGCTCGCGCAGCGCGTCGAGCAGTGTCGTGCGCGGATCGACGCTGAGATGGTGCGTCTCCCCGTTGATGGTGAGTTCGATCGAATGAGGATCACTCATGCTGGTGACGTCCTTGTGCTCGGGCCCTGAAGGGCGCGATTTCGGGAAACGTGATCGATTTGGCGAGGATTGGGGCTGCCGGCTGGCCCGCCCGATATGCTAAGGTGACAAGGCAATGGGTAAGCGGAGGTAGCCTCCGTTTAGAATCGGTATATGGAGCAGGATTGCTTCGGTTCAAGGCCGTGCCGCGACGGAGCGCGTTATTTGAGTGAGGAAACGCCGTCCGGCGCAGCAAAGTTCGATGACAGGCCCATGCGCGCCGATGCGCGCCGCAACCGCGACAAGCTGATCGAAACAGCGGCGGCCTGCTTTGCGGAAAAGGGCGTCGAGACCTCGCTGGAAGACATTGCCCGGCGCGCCGGCGTCGGCATCGGAACGCTCTATCGTCATTTTCCAACGCGCGAAAATCTGGTCGAGGCCGTCTATCGGCGCGAGGTCGAATTCCTCGAAGCGGCGGCCGACGATCTTCTTGCCCGCTGTCCGCCGGAAGAGGCTCTCGCGCAGTGGCTGCAGCTGATGGTCGGCTATGCGGCGACGAAACGCGGCATGGCCGACAGCCTGCGCATCCTGTTCGACGCCCGGACGGGCATTTTCGCCGAGCAGCCGAGCCGCGTCGCGCGGACGCTCGAAAGGCTGGTTTCGGCCGCCGCGCGGGCCGGCCGGATCCGGCAGGATGTCGAGGCGCCGGATGTGCTGCAGGCACTCTCCAGCCTCTACAGCGCGCCGGCAACGCCCGACTGGGAGGCCCGCTCGCGCAAGGTCGTCGCCCTGATCATGGACGGCTTGCGCTGGGGCGCGCCGGAAAAGAACTAAGAAAATTCGGAAAAAGCATGTCTTAACAAAGGCTCGCGCGAGGATCCGGCTTTCCGCCCGGTTCTTCGTCCGGGCCTGCTTCGCTGTGGACTTTTCGGTCTGACCGGAAAATCATGCGCTCGATGATCGATCGGTTCGGAAAGGGCGAAGTGCGTGCTGCTGGATAATCTGGCTCTCTTCGTGAAGATCGTCGAGACGGGCAGCCTGTCCGCCGCCGCCCGCGAGGCAGGGCTTTCGCCGGCCACCGTTTCGGAGCGCCTTGTCGGGCTGGAAGCCCATTATGGCGCGGCCCTGCTGACCCGCACGACCCGCGCGATCAGCCTTACCGACGAGGGGCGTCTGGTGCTCGATGGCGCGCGGCGGCTGCTCGCCGAAGCCGACGAGCTGGAGGGGCGGATTCGCCTTGGCACGAGGTCGGTCTCCGGCCCAATCCGGCTGAGTTCGCCGCAGGACCTCGGCCGCTCGCGCATATGGCCGATTGTCGATCGCTTTCTGGCCGAAAATCCGGATGTGTCGGTCGAACTCGATCTCAATGACTCGATCGTCGATTTGGTCGGCTCGGGCCTGGATTTCGCGATCCGCTACGGTGCGCTCGCCGACAGCAGCCTGCGCGCCCGTCACCTCGGCGAAAACCGCCGCATCGTCTGCGCCGCACCGGAGTATCTTGAGCGCATGGGTGTGCCCGAACATCCCGGGGACCTTGCCCGGCACGACTGCATTTCCCTGCGCTACGGCGGAAACATCGAACGGACGTGGCCCTTTCGCATCGACGGGCGTCTTCAGCGGGTCATGGTGCGCGGACGGCGCGTTGCCAACGATGGCTGGCTGGTGCGCCATTGGTGCCTGGCCGGCCACGGGCTCTGCCTCAAGTCCAACTGGGACGTCGAGGCCGATCTCGCCGCGGGCCGGCTGGTGGAGGTGCTGGGGGAGTATTCCGCCGGGCGCACGGCGCTCCAGATCGTCTATCCGCCGGCGAAGGTGCAGCCGCGTCGCGTTCGCGCGCTGATCGACATGATCGCCGCCGAACTCTCGCCGCCACAGGCGATCTGATCGCGGTGGTTCGGCGGTCGAACCGGCCGGGCAACAGGACCGGTCTTCACATATCTGCGCCGGCATCCCTTGTGTTTCCAACGGCGGAGCGTCGACGCGCCTCGCCCTGCATCCCGTTACCCCGCAACGAATTTTATGGCCGTTTCCGCCGGAAGATTTGCGCATGATCAATGCGCCTCCCCGGCAAGACCGGCATGACATGGCCTCGTAGCCATATCGAAAAGCCCCTGCCTTTTGCTCAAGCACGGGACGTTCTCCCCTTGACCATGCTGTTGCCCTGGCTGGAACTTGCCGCCTGTGCCCTCGCGATCGCTTTCGCCGGCCCGGTGCTGACGCGCTATGGCGACGTGATCGCGCGACTCACGGGTCTGTCGCGCTCTTGGGTCGGGCTGGTGCTGCTGGCAACCGCCACGTCGCTGCCGGAACTTTTCACCGGCATTTCGGCCGTCACCGTCGCCAACGCACCGAACATCGCCGTCGGCGACGCGCTTGGCGCCTGCGTCTTCAATCTACTCATTCTTGTGGTGCTCGACGCCCTGACCCGGGACGAACCGATCTACCGCAAGATCGACCAGGGCCACATCCTCACCGCAGGCTTCGGCATCATCCTGATCGGCTTCGTCGGCGCCTTCATTCTTCTCAGCCGCGAAACGCCGGGGCTTCATCTCTTCCAGGTCAGCGCCTTCACGCCGGTCATCATCGTTCTCTACATCGTCGCCATTCGTGCGGCGTTCGTCTACGAGCGCCGTACGCCCCGCATGCCGGTGGATGACGGGCCGGCGGTCGAGATCTCGTTGCGTGAGGCGATCCTGCGCTATGCGCTCGCGGCGGCGGTCGTGGTGGTCGCCGGCACGTTGCTGCCCTTTGTCGGCATCGAGATTGCCGACGCCATGGGCTGGCAGCGCAGCTTTGTCGGCACCCTGCTGATCGCGGCGGTCACGACGCTGCCGGAATTCGTCGTCGCCGTCAGCGCCCTTCGGCTCGGCGCCACCGACATGGCCGTCGCCAATCTTCTCGGCAGCAATCTCTTCGATGTCCTGATTCTGGCGATCGACGACCTTGCCGATCTCGACGGCCCGCTGCTGTCGACCGTCTCGCCGGTGCACGCCATCACGGCTTTTGCGGCCGTGATCATGTCGGGCATCTTCGTGGTCGCTTTGCTCTTCCGCCCGACGTCGCGCTTCTTCGGCTTCGTCGGCTGGGTCGGCCTCTCGCTGCTGATGGTCTACGTCCTGAGTTCCTACACCATCTTCCTGTCCGGCGAATGAGCCTCGCGCCGGTCATGGCGTCGCCAAGCCCGCACCGGTCGAAGGCCGGTCCGGCGGGAAGACGCTCCGTCGATCAGCCGTAGCGGCCGGTCACGTAGTCATTGCAGAGCTCGGTCCTGGGTTTGAGGAAGATGTCCTCCGTATCGCCGAATTCGATCAGCTTGCCGAGGTGGAAGAAGGCCGTGCGCTGCGAAACCCGGGCCGCCTGCTGCAGGTTGTGGGTGATGATGACGATGGCGAGATCGGCGCGCAGTTCGTCGATCAGTTCCTCCACGCGGCCGGTGGCTCCGGGATCGAGCGCGGAGCAGGGCTCGTCCATCAGGATGACGTCGGGATTGGTCGAGAGCGCCCGGGCGATGCACAGGCGCTGCTGTTGTCCGCCGGAGAGACTGGTCCCCGGCTGGTCGAGGATATCCTTGACTTCGTCCCAGAGATTGGCGCGCCTGAGGCACTGCTCGACGAAGCCGTCCATGTCGTTGTCGTCCTCGACGATCCCGTGGATACGGGCGCCGTAGGCGACATTTTCGCGGATCGGCTCCGGAAAGGGATTGGGCATCTGGGCGATCCAGCCAAAGCGACGGCGAAGGTGCTCCAGTTCGACGTCGGGGTCGAAGATACTCTTGCCGTCGAGCAGGATGTCGCCGGTCAGCCGGTAGCCGGGCACCGTTTCCGCGATCCGGTTGAGCGAGGTCAGCAGCGTGGACTTGCCGCAGCCGGACGGACCGATCAGCGCGGTCACCTCCCGGTCGCAGATGTCGAAGGTCACGTCTTCGAGCGCCTGCTTCTCGCCGTACCAGGCGTTGACATGGCGCACGGAGAGCTTGGTCGTGTGGCCGTCGTGGTGGCGGCCGTCGGGAATGACGGTTCGGGTGTCGAGAAGTGATTTCATGGCAGGACGAGCCTGACACGCGCCTCCGCGGGATGCATTGAGCGAAGTCATTCATCCGACTGTCATATTTGACCGTCAGCTTGCGCTGTCCGATGGATGCCGGATTGATCTGCGACAATGCCGCAGACGTTCGTCCCGGCTATCCGTTTGGATTGAAACTCGCGATCATGGAACGTGCGCCGCCGGTCCGGCAGGGGCGCGACCGTCTGGCTGATGGAGAGCGCACTGTCCGCCGCCACCGTCATATGCACTGCGTTGCCGTCGCGACTGCGCCTCAGGGACAATCGCGTTCGGCATCGGCCGGACCTTGGCCGGACACTCGGCAAGAGGATCGGCGATGCGTTCCCCGGCCTTTCTGTCGACGTCTCCGACCTGACCGGTTCGATCCTGATCCGGGGCGTGGAGGTTCCGGACGCCGATCACCTCAGGAACTTCGTGGAACGGGTGCTGGACGGGGCGTTGGCGCCCGAAGGTCATGGCCGCAGCGAGACCGGGGAGCCTGAACCGCCGATCGGGCATCCTCATTGGCCGGACGGGAGCGACACCCCGGCGGCGGCTCCGCACGCGGAAACGCTTGATCGGCTCGTCGAGGAGATCGGCGGCGATACCGTGCGCGGCCTCGATGCGGATGACGCGGCGGAACGCATCGTCCGCTTCGGTCTCAACACGTTGCCGAAGGCCGAGGCGCGGTCCTCCGCAGCCATTTTTGCCGGACAGCTCACCAGCCTGCCCGTCGCCCTGCTCGGCGCCTCCGCCGCGCTCTCGTTCTTTACGGGCGGTCTTGCCGACGCCGCCGTGATCCTTGGCGTCGTCCTGCTCAACGCCGGCATCGGCACGGTGACGGAACGCCAGGCCGAACGCACCATCGCCGGGCTTGCCAACTATGAGCCGCGCAATGTCAGGGTCGTCCGCGGCGGCGCGGTGATGGAGATCGATCCCGCCCACCTCGCACCGGGCGATCTGCTGCTGCTTGAGCCGGGAACGCTGGTTCCCGCGGATGCCCGCCTTGTCATCGCCGAGGCGCTCACCGTCAACGAATCCGCGCTGACCGGCGAGGCGATGCCCGTGCACAAGGAGGCGGGGGTGGTCCTTGCCCCGGATATCGTGCTGGCGGACCGGGCGAACATGGTCTTTCGCGGCACGGCGGTGACGGGCGGCAGCGGTGTCGCGCTCGTGGTTTCGACCGGAAGTTCGACCGAGATCGGCCGCATCCAGTCGCTGCTCGGCAGCTTGCAGCCACCCCCGACACCGATCGAACGC is part of the Hartmannibacter diazotrophicus genome and encodes:
- a CDS encoding phosphate ABC transporter ATP-binding protein; this encodes MKSLLDTRTVIPDGRHHDGHTTKLSVRHVNAWYGEKQALEDVTFDICDREVTALIGPSGCGKSTLLTSLNRIAETVPGYRLTGDILLDGKSIFDPDVELEHLRRRFGWIAQMPNPFPEPIRENVAYGARIHGIVEDDNDMDGFVEQCLRRANLWDEVKDILDQPGTSLSGGQQQRLCIARALSTNPDVILMDEPCSALDPGATGRVEELIDELRADLAIVIITHNLQQAARVSQRTAFFHLGKLIEFGDTEDIFLKPRTELCNDYVTGRYG
- a CDS encoding sodium:calcium antiporter gives rise to the protein MLLPWLELAACALAIAFAGPVLTRYGDVIARLTGLSRSWVGLVLLATATSLPELFTGISAVTVANAPNIAVGDALGACVFNLLILVVLDALTRDEPIYRKIDQGHILTAGFGIILIGFVGAFILLSRETPGLHLFQVSAFTPVIIVLYIVAIRAAFVYERRTPRMPVDDGPAVEISLREAILRYALAAAVVVVAGTLLPFVGIEIADAMGWQRSFVGTLLIAAVTTLPEFVVAVSALRLGATDMAVANLLGSNLFDVLILAIDDLADLDGPLLSTVSPVHAITAFAAVIMSGIFVVALLFRPTSRFFGFVGWVGLSLLMVYVLSSYTIFLSGE